In Candidatus Babeliales bacterium, one DNA window encodes the following:
- a CDS encoding WD40 repeat domain-containing protein: MKISKNITLILLLSTTPYIIQHATDQKETKWSDPEARITSVSLSGHTGVIGSVAISSDNTFIVTGSDDKTARIWDAHTGTLLYTLSGHTSGINSVAISSDNQFIVTGSDDETGRVWDAKTGTQLHTIYGHTSGITSVAIRPDNQFIVTGSYDKTALIWSANTDTLLYPLIGHTERINSVTVSPDNQFIVTGSDDKTARIWNAHTSVLLHTLFKHTDAINSVAISPDNQFIVTGSDDKTARIWNANTGELIRILKGHTDAINSVAISPDNQFIVTGSFFDNTARIWNANTGKLIRILKGCTYAISSVAISPNNQFIVTGSSDYGDHRARIWNAHTGALLHTLTGHTNLILSVAISSDNQFIVTTSSDRTTRIWRVQKE, encoded by the coding sequence GTGAAGATATCTAAAAATATTACATTAATTCTACTTTTAAGTACTACCCCATATATCATACAACATGCCACTGATCAGAAAGAAACAAAATGGTCGGATCCTGAAGCTCGCATTACATCAGTTTCGCTTTCGGGTCATACCGGTGTAATAGGCTCGGTAGCAATTAGCTCTGACAATACGTTCATTGTTACTGGATCTGACGACAAAACTGCCCGCATCTGGGATGCTCATACGGGCACACTACTCTATACCCTTTCAGGTCATACTAGTGGAATAAACTCAGTAGCTATCAGCTCTGATAATCAGTTCATTGTTACTGGATCGGACGACGAGACCGGACGCGTTTGGGATGCTAAAACTGGAACACAACTCCATACTATCTATGGCCATACTAGTGGAATAACCTCAGTAGCAATTCGCCCTGATAATCAGTTTATTGTCACTGGATCTTACGACAAGACCGCACTCATCTGGAGCGCGAATACAGACACACTCCTTTATCCCCTTATTGGTCATACTGAAAGAATCAACTCAGTAACGGTTAGTCCTGACAATCAGTTCATTGTTACTGGATCGGACGACAAGACCGCGCGCATTTGGAACGCTCATACTAGTGTACTACTTCATACCCTCTTTAAACATACTGATGCAATAAACTCAGTAGCAATTAGTCCAGACAATCAATTCATTGTTACTGGATCTGACGACAAAACTGCCCGCATCTGGAATGCAAATACTGGAGAGCTCATCCGTATACTTAAAGGACATACTGATGCAATAAACTCAGTAGCGATTAGTCCAGACAATCAGTTCATTGTTACTGGATCTTTTTTCGATAATACTGCACGCATCTGGAATGCAAATACTGGAAAGCTCATCCGTATACTTAAAGGATGTACTTATGCAATAAGCTCAGTAGCGATTAGTCCTAACAATCAATTCATTGTCACTGGATCTAGCGACTATGGCGACCATAGAGCACGCATCTGGAACGCTCATACTGGTGCACTGCTTCATACCCTGACGGGACATACTAATCTAATACTCTCAGTAGCGATTAGCTCTGACAATCAATTCATTGTTACTACTTCTAGCGACAGGACCACACGCATCTGGAGAGTACAAAAGGAATAA
- a CDS encoding low specificity L-threonine aldolase, translated as MLWKSFASDNYAGIHPTVLKAINDANRGHEKAYADDNYTEKAIGLFKKHFGNDIDVYFLTTGTAANVLCLSALVKPYESIICAESAHINVDECGAPEHYIGSKLLAIPTQDGKLTVAAIQNQLLSRGDQHRVQPRVISITQGTECGTLYTPAEIAKITEFAHAHDMYVHMDGARLSNAAASLNVSLAVLTKDVGIDVVCFGGTKNGMMIGEAAIFFNKELSKDFKYIRKQGMQLVSKMRFISAQFIALLTDDLWLKNAQHANAMAMLLADEIKDISYIKISKQVQANAVFAILDQKMIALLQEKYSFYVWDSALSEVRWMTSWDTTREDVMEFVAFIKKMKI; from the coding sequence ATGCTATGGAAAAGTTTTGCGAGTGATAATTATGCAGGAATTCATCCTACTGTTCTAAAAGCCATCAATGATGCTAATCGGGGGCATGAAAAAGCCTATGCTGATGATAATTATACCGAAAAAGCTATAGGGCTTTTTAAAAAACATTTTGGTAACGATATAGATGTGTACTTTTTAACTACAGGTACAGCAGCTAATGTGCTGTGTTTGAGTGCGTTAGTAAAACCATACGAAAGCATTATTTGCGCTGAATCAGCCCATATTAATGTTGATGAATGTGGAGCGCCTGAACATTACATTGGTAGTAAATTGCTTGCTATACCAACCCAAGACGGCAAGCTTACGGTCGCAGCTATTCAAAATCAGCTGTTGAGTAGAGGTGATCAACATCGAGTGCAACCCAGGGTTATATCGATAACACAAGGTACAGAATGTGGGACGCTTTATACGCCAGCTGAGATTGCAAAAATTACCGAGTTTGCTCACGCTCACGATATGTATGTGCATATGGATGGAGCCCGTTTGAGCAATGCGGCAGCTAGTTTGAACGTCAGTTTAGCTGTGCTTACAAAAGATGTAGGAATTGATGTGGTGTGTTTTGGTGGTACCAAGAATGGTATGATGATTGGTGAAGCTGCAATATTTTTTAATAAAGAGCTATCAAAAGATTTTAAATATATTCGCAAGCAGGGTATGCAGCTTGTTTCTAAGATGCGTTTTATATCAGCGCAATTTATAGCTTTATTAACCGATGATTTATGGTTGAAAAATGCGCAGCATGCAAATGCTATGGCTATGCTTCTTGCGGATGAAATTAAAGATATTTCTTATATTAAGATTAGTAAGCAGGTTCAGGCCAACGCCGTATTTGCTATTTTGGATCAGAAAATGATCGCTCTGTTGCAGGAAAAATATTCTTTTTATGTGTGGGATTCTGCATTATCAGAGGTGCGTTGGATGACTTCTTGGGATACCACCAGGGAAGATGTTATGGAATTTGTGGCTTTTATTAAGAAGATGAAAATTTAA
- a CDS encoding AbrB/MazE/SpoVT family DNA-binding domain-containing protein: MLKKLVKYGNSNALILDKAIMELLNMKEGSVVKFKTDGKSLIITPVEGEKASSITLNANETLMNINAEKTEAAKADPDKKHVFEEWAPGTENFSRLTEALAPIMAKNAQEISVFGSPAFMVEADALAAKHHGDRSSSKAFMKDLIALQDKYAPGYYNKAQQEMREAYKKVGYPMELFAADNDWD; the protein is encoded by the coding sequence ATGCTAAAAAAATTGGTCAAATATGGCAATAGCAATGCCTTAATCCTTGATAAAGCAATCATGGAATTGCTTAATATGAAGGAGGGATCTGTAGTGAAGTTCAAGACGGATGGCAAGTCACTCATCATCACACCAGTCGAGGGGGAAAAGGCTTCAAGCATAACTTTGAATGCTAATGAAACCTTGATGAATATAAATGCTGAAAAGACTGAAGCGGCCAAAGCTGACCCAGATAAAAAACATGTGTTTGAGGAATGGGCACCAGGGACTGAGAATTTCTCGCGATTGACTGAGGCACTTGCTCCAATAATGGCCAAAAATGCACAGGAAATAAGTGTGTTTGGGTCTCCAGCATTTATGGTAGAGGCAGATGCATTGGCGGCTAAACACCATGGGGATAGATCATCTTCAAAAGCATTCATGAAAGATCTTATCGCTTTACAGGATAAGTATGCGCCAGGCTATTATAACAAGGCGCAGCAGGAAATGCGTGAAGCGTATAAAAAAGTTGGTTATCCAATGGAGCTGTTCGCTGCAGACAATGATTGGGATTAA
- a CDS encoding MarR family transcriptional regulator, giving the protein MSDPINFRHISVYQTPDESPGYLLWRVSMQWRTAIEKALKTVSLTHPQFVVLATLGWLTKDGSKVNQVEIGKMASLDPNTTSQILRGLERKKLIKRINSVDERSKNPMLTPSGKDILTQALPLVEQTDAQFFAKISSDELESFIRLFHQLMR; this is encoded by the coding sequence ATGAGTGATCCAATAAATTTTAGACATATAAGTGTGTATCAAACACCAGATGAAAGTCCTGGGTATCTTTTGTGGCGTGTGAGCATGCAGTGGCGCACGGCGATCGAAAAGGCGCTCAAGACAGTAAGTCTTACGCATCCACAGTTTGTTGTTCTTGCAACGTTAGGTTGGTTAACCAAAGATGGTAGTAAGGTGAATCAAGTTGAGATTGGCAAGATGGCAAGCCTTGATCCAAATACAACTTCACAGATACTCAGAGGTCTTGAACGGAAAAAATTAATCAAACGTATAAATTCAGTGGATGAACGAAGCAAAAATCCTATGCTTACCCCATCAGGAAAGGATATTCTTACGCAAGCTTTGCCACTTGTAGAGCAAACTGACGCGCAATTTTTTGCAAAAATCAGCTCTGATGAGCTGGAAAGCTTTATCCGACTATTTCATCAGTTGATGCGTTAG
- a CDS encoding EVE domain-containing protein produces MAKYWIGVASREHVKGGAAGGFAQVCHGKGGPLNKMTAGDWIVYYSPVEIFGEKTACRKFTAIGRVQDRAPYEFRMSVDFIPWRRDVQFFAAQDAPIELLISALSFIKNKKQWGFPFRRGCFEIPESDFKVIADAMGVDIHE; encoded by the coding sequence ATGGCAAAGTACTGGATAGGTGTTGCCAGCCGAGAGCACGTTAAAGGTGGAGCTGCTGGCGGTTTTGCACAGGTTTGTCATGGTAAGGGTGGTCCACTGAATAAAATGACGGCTGGAGATTGGATCGTGTATTATTCTCCTGTTGAGATATTTGGAGAAAAAACTGCATGCAGAAAGTTTACTGCTATTGGGAGAGTGCAAGATAGAGCTCCCTATGAGTTTCGTATGAGCGTTGATTTTATTCCATGGCGTCGTGATGTACAGTTTTTTGCCGCACAGGATGCGCCGATCGAATTATTAATTAGCGCTCTTTCGTTTATAAAAAATAAAAAACAGTGGGGATTTCCATTTCGACGTGGTTGTTTTGAAATACCAGAATCTGATTTTAAGGTAATTGCCGATGCGATGGGAGTAGATATTCATGAGTGA
- a CDS encoding VOC family protein has translation MFKPNLSYVLLFVENPIESAHFYKKLFGFEPVELQPTFSMFALPNGVMLGLWSRYTAEPLVTATPGAAEICFSTEDVDALYEDWGNKGITMIQKPTDMDFGRTFVALDLDGHRIRAFKLAKRA, from the coding sequence ATGTTTAAGCCCAATCTAAGTTATGTTCTTTTGTTTGTAGAAAATCCCATTGAAAGTGCACATTTTTATAAAAAATTATTTGGTTTTGAACCAGTCGAATTACAACCTACGTTTTCGATGTTTGCATTACCTAATGGAGTAATGTTGGGATTGTGGTCTCGTTATACCGCAGAGCCATTGGTAACTGCTACTCCAGGTGCTGCAGAAATATGTTTTAGTACAGAAGATGTGGACGCTTTGTATGAAGATTGGGGTAATAAAGGTATCACGATGATTCAAAAGCCGACTGATATGGATTTTGGTCGCACATTCGTTGCGCTTGATCTTGATGGTCATAGAATTAGAGCTTTTAAATTAGCAAAGAGAGCTTAA
- a CDS encoding CPBP family intramembrane glutamic endopeptidase has translation MIEKLKLKNNCSSIWPLAIFVVAFYAVDALRLYIDISYLYVDRLVVWLLPTFLFIRFVLHQNPFEFLKLNTNVKRGILWGGIISGIHALLYVAFWYFWNSKVTVDYSVCFKALWDIVLTAGFIEEIVFRGFILGYLRNIYTFRIANITSSLLFMIAHIPYWIVFGQFSLPLYKILYDFLFVFTCGLLEGFFLKKTNSLWTCIIHHSTNNFLSFMVK, from the coding sequence TTGATCGAAAAATTGAAGCTCAAAAACAATTGCTCGAGCATTTGGCCATTAGCGATTTTCGTGGTTGCTTTTTATGCGGTTGATGCATTAAGGCTTTATATAGATATAAGTTATCTTTATGTCGACAGGCTTGTGGTATGGCTCCTTCCAACCTTCTTGTTCATAAGGTTTGTTTTACATCAAAATCCATTTGAGTTCTTAAAGCTCAACACAAATGTAAAAAGAGGAATCCTTTGGGGAGGTATAATTAGTGGTATCCACGCATTACTATATGTTGCTTTTTGGTATTTCTGGAATAGCAAAGTAACCGTAGATTATAGCGTGTGTTTTAAGGCCCTCTGGGATATCGTTTTAACCGCTGGTTTCATCGAAGAAATAGTATTTAGAGGATTTATTTTAGGATATTTGAGGAATATATACACATTCAGAATTGCTAACATCACAAGTTCATTGTTATTCATGATCGCGCACATTCCTTATTGGATTGTCTTTGGTCAGTTTTCATTGCCTTTATATAAGATCCTCTATGACTTCCTGTTTGTATTTACCTGTGGGCTTTTAGAAGGATTTTTCCTTAAAAAGACTAACTCCTTGTGGACTTGTATTATTCACCACTCAACCAATAATTTTTTATCCTTCATGGTGAAATAA